The Miscanthus floridulus cultivar M001 chromosome 7, ASM1932011v1, whole genome shotgun sequence genome includes a region encoding these proteins:
- the LOC136466499 gene encoding LOW QUALITY PROTEIN: uncharacterized protein (The sequence of the model RefSeq protein was modified relative to this genomic sequence to represent the inferred CDS: deleted 1 base in 1 codon): MATKDEAREAADGTEVQVEAVDLGTVHLQAHPEGKLSSLMEIKSMGETIDSTEGTLKIPEDQVFVEAPSDVQLPPEHNLNGEASSLNGHTDKEEKISNEQPHDNDQEEAELDQSNGINKEDVTDGLRHGESTTEDSCLLKHKKDEEPKGDDQQDLGVTVDDDSVQEDTLKTDNAIEQTDDCQQDQNQEPEKANKNTEPSSITNNADVDNAIEQTDDGQQDQNQEPEKANENTEPASIANNDVEIVAEAPTGLQAPVEPCVDDSDGIPETIDEKTETDEPTKADGVVRPEEVAKVEDQQSQLADTMDADVAPEEIKCKKTDQQEEKPKSEAHEPTIDAQGVLNQELSEETDDSMNEKIEETAHQRNVAAPKETTLEHEATMSAPPVNTQVQNQESLEEIEDTEAEIQPSSGFGDAIPEDQSNLGVTIHNDTVNEDTLRAIEQQDDGQQDEGLEPEKATEHTQSARMTNIPHAEIVTEAPSGVQTPGEPSLDNSDAIPDIIDANTETDEPAKPHAVVHPDQKESFPEDASTAEPTEEVVQAEDQQSQQADAMDANMVQEEEPKSEYADEPATDALEVLNQESAEEIDGPVNTEETAHQETTPENDTTTREPPVDIQAQNQESLEEREATVEEREISEAVDTEATVQQSSAAFEEAIPEDQHNIGATNNTVQEDTLEATGQTKEGPQYQDLGPENATENTQPASMANIPDVEVITETPSGIQTPVEINLDISDAIPDTTDGNTETDELVKAEGVIHPEKKESFPEDTSTAEPTEEVAKVEDQQSQQVDTMDEDVVQEEVPKSEHADEPTTNALQVLNQESVEETDGPVNEKTEETANQSNMPASEEIMPEYDVTTREPPVNIQSQNQELLEEIEATVEEREVDEAVGTEAPVQQSSVAFTDAVPEDQHNLGATNNTVQEDTQEAIGQTKDGQQYQDLGSENATENTQPASMENIPDVEVITEAPSEIQTPVEINLDISDVIPDTTDGNTEIDELVKEEGVIHPEKKESFPEDADVVQEEVPKSEHTDEPGVNAQEVLNQESAEETDGLMNVKTEESEHKSNMVVPEETMPEHDAQMREPPVNIQEQSQESVGDAEAVDTEAEMQQNSVAFEETTPENHVATTEPCSEIQHVHHVEPEEINGPGDAKDDAITNMSNTENLVQDNILQSGPTIDIQPVQELEQIKTDEAYQTHAVIFNDLAQEDATATSEPQVTETEELKDIEATEAEEITKLDHVTHSKELAVENDSTADEPESHNGEIHQTLEQDLVEVKDTETYHEKTVSTSEEDTVEDNVAEDEPSCGSQEVDNAESTEETKQNIDENIAEVSDVVIVDEAIERNVLQTEDIAEMHKQELESEETKRTEPVESEEASAQEDNTKESEMQQTESATETKEIEPTEVEAVPRESNACVSEEPSQEDNKKESETSFDNQEVNIAEFSEVIDGHKDIITGGISGQSNTASAGDSAEESNVPEGEPPAQAVQELGSEEIKNTQIDEVNETSLEMNATVFQTPTQEENPATAELHESTEVSNIEATEVHGNPHQSDATAQSEEQATDEISSGLKPEPIKDNDTETNESQSSSREKIICTSEESVPEEIATEDNVTTEPDVDHQQLQDQEPAEIKETEADKSQEIVSSNTLSSEEFTLTEPSSDTQADNSQLAEETEDTENVKSNTALAEAAAPETDANADTSSFHEADLEETKDTTKDTGTSETEDVMTSSDYTSEKMDMETMETEAVPHEINVANIKEHTEDDTSTPNAPHAGSEPVRELESVEDSSDTTEHPGQTHGSTSDELTPTEEHTAVAEPSFNTQEVQNLTSQETKDSEDNKTDEFSDISSFPTPGDADQVPGIEPTPGVQEVQELGLTEETRDIEDVEPEDQQEHIVSTLEKPAVDDGEPNADDQQVHEDKLPEVEDNKAIEADEASKQSNIATPDNAAEERNELESDPDSYAQPAEQVELSKDNEHSQLVRAEETSDQSNSVALEERTTEDSVASEIDPPVDIKQEQPVEEIKGVDATEAEEDFHTSQADAIEKLASDNNIATTEPTYDIQQVDDLEGTEEKKNTEAINDGEQSNISVPEEPTPTDNGPTLEDYHVESNEGTVGIETDNVILAHGIKDEIQKSEELKDDPCDLGETVLTTQRSENMIDEDAVQTSGDDTIETSNNIHQVKEEPNAGTEHNSSEMASGRNGENETHVQDRNVDVQILTESGTAEASQALFENDPQAAQDTTEKDGTTKASEQTSDHDSRQHCDVALQQQSCETDALSILEQDEALQKNDSDQKQKEDEEIESQNDELQVDEQKHEENRDDLTTEPLVDYQNFENGATNKTKDNDEFEAEQTEATISEILKNEALSKESTPSVMDMKVENIKETSEKTEEDDDAKNDNKDEQENAENDDVVAKTSTNEQGETTDEIRKEEIEPGLVSSIQEASDPAPSKDKILENDPVHVIQASEKEIADEIEESKEIHEDNAICHDELQTNSEKEESPQLYNVDAKIDDTTPLCEEIIHDNASIKPREIEEIGENKGLDSTSEPSVESSIQNNVEDSSSHHKVEDEKLSMSEKNDVDTEAMQENNDESAADINQTEQCQEEINADDVLQLETEENSFDKIEETDSHEETETSSTAATEAVSINEDITDKVSGADGAPSSGSLKTFTGTGRDLDVSLVITTPNEESVNDNMENLSLDLPGHPAQDGNTPEKVLSLEETEREMPSSEKVLQTEPGENQIPNEQDEKDIQDENQTPKEKNEDDMQDTEIGEAKKEVEQELPVSHFLMNLILGKESSDANEDSESEATRKQGEATEDGSHAFISKQEESLGSLPTENKVDDNLTFVEQEKHEVKCSEETQEMVKEQSDDIKLDTERSIETDEDVKKNTHDLEIPAYQENPQDEISGELLTGEAAGVSTKMETRDIDISSVELDDRAVGTVCQENMEVSTKYENGSLRSSLNDSTNTKAPEEDTLGEGQTGLVLESLPEDKSVDAVSEQAPLLTESGMTDANDLSSDTASVQNPVSAKEDKPTESANVEATCSTDIQLENEEVDKKEEEQHANTATDEVSEENVESSHVNLQKITSSEVTSNELATQITEPVCDTQTILAREKEISEENFPTAVEIQADGPNLQINQDKQNEAADNESAMEPEKVGESNFQEHQEIGTEQKSPEETDEGDQQLLAKKEILTQEQDVHETVESPQQTVSIKSNEDQELFDPKVQERDLNVVSPREASEAEENFVDVSKLWLMQSPKADAEQSPKADAEEKIYDEKIKDIEGTKNFTDEAAMKTEAPGAAQKALKKHGLLSGVGSKVKHQLAKVKKAIVGKPGRTKTESPKA, encoded by the exons ATGGCGACCAAAGATGAAGCGAGAGAAGCAGCAGATGGGACG GAAGTCCAAGTGGAAGCTGTGGATTTAGGAACAGTCCATTTGCAAGCACACCCAGAAGGCAAGCTTTCATCTCTAATGGAGATCAAGAGCATGGGAGAAACCATCGATTCAACTGAAGGAACGTTGAAGATTCCAGAGGATCAAGTTTTTGTAGAAGCACCCTCTGATGTCCAACTTCCTCCAGAACATAATCTAAATGGCGAAGCATCTTCTCTGAATGGCCatacagacaaagaagagaaGATTTCAAATGAGCAGCCGCATGACAACGACCAGGAAGAAGCAGAACTAGATCAGAGCAACGGAATCAACAAAGAAGATGTGACTGATGGTTTAAGACATGGAGAGAGCACAACAGAAGACAGCTGCCTACTGAAGCACAAGAAAGATGAAGAACCCAAGGGTGATGACCAACAAGATTTAGGTGTTACAGTGGATGATGACTCGGTGCAGGAAGACACGCTGAAAACTGACAATGCTATTGAGCAAACAGATGATTGTCAGCAAGACCAAAATCAAGAACCAGAAAAGGCAAACAAGAACACAGAACCTTCAAGCATCACAAACAATGCGGATGTTGACAATGCTATTGAGCAAACAGATGATGGTCAGCAAGACCAAAATCAAGAACCAGAAAAGGCAAACGAGAACACAGAACCTGCAAGCATCGCAAATAATGATGTTGAGATTGTAGCTGAGGCACCGACTGGACTCCAAGCTCCTGTGGAGCCATGTGTGGATGATTCTGATGGCATTCCGGAGACTATTGATGAAAAGACAGAAACAGATGAACCAACTAAGGCAGATGGTGTTGTTCGTCCTGAAGAGGTGGCCAAAGTAGAAGATCAACAGAGTCAGCTAGCTGATACGATGGATGCAGATGTGGCCCCGGAAGAGATTAAATGTAAAAAAACTGATCAGCAGGAAGAGAAGCCTAAATCTGAAGCTCATGAGCCAACGATTGATGCTCAAGGAGTGTTGAATCAAGAACTTTCTGAAGAAACTGATGACTCGATGAATGAAAAGATTGAAGAAACTGCGCACCAGAGGAACGTGGCAGCTCCAAAGGAGACAACACTAGAACATGAGGCAACAATGAGTGCTCCACCAGTAAATACTCAAGTGCAGAACCAGGAATCATTAGAAGAAATAGAAGATACTGAAGCAGAAATCCAACCAAGCAGTGGCTTTGGGGATGCAATTCCAGAAGAtcaatctaatttaggtgttacaATACACAATGACACTGTGAATGAGGACACACTGAGAGCTATTGAGCAACAGGATGATGGTCAGCAGGATGAGGGTCTAGAACCAGAAAAGGCAACTGAGCATACACAATCTGCAAGAATGACAAACATTCCCCATGCTGAGATTGTAACTGAAGCACCTTCTGGAGTCCAAACTCCAGGGGAGCCGAGTCTGGACAACTCTGATGCCATTCCAGATATTATTGATGCAAACACAGAAACAGATGAGCCAGCTAAACCACACGCTGTTGTTCATCCTGACCAGAAAGAGAGCTTTCCAGAAGATGCATCTACTGCAGAACCTACAGAAGAGGTGGTCCAAGCAGAAGATCAACAGAGCCAGCAAGCTGATGCGATGGATGCAAACATGGTGCAGGAAGAGGAGCCTAAATCTGAATACGCTGATGAGCCAGCAACTGATGCTCTTGAAGTGCTGAATCAAGAATCTGCTGAAGAAATTGATGGCCCAGTGAATACTGAAGAAACAGCCCACCAGGAGACAACACCAGAAAATGACACTACAACAAGGGAGCCACCTGTAGATATTCAAGCGCAGAACCAGGAATCATTAGAAGAAAGAGAAGCTACTGTAGAAGAAAGAGAAATTTCTGAAGCAGTTGATACTGAAGCAACAGTGCAACAAAGCAGTGCTGCTTTTGAGGAGGCAATTCCAGAAGATCAACATAATATAGGTGCTACAAATAACACAGTGCAGGAAGACACACTGGAAGCTACTGGGCAAACAAAAGAAGGTCCACAATACCAGGATCTAGGACCAGAAAATGCAACTGAGAACACACAACCTGCAAGCATGGCAAACATTCCTGATGTTGAGGTTATAACCGAAACACCCTCTGGAATTCAAACTCCTGTGGAGATCAATCTGGACATCTCTGATGCTATTCCAGATACTACTGATGGAAACACAGAAACAGATGAACTAGTTAAAGCAGAAGGTGTTATCCATCCTGAAAAGAAAGAGAGCTTTCCAGAAGATACATCTACCGCAGAACCTACAGAAGAGGTGGCCAAAGTAGAAGATCAACAGAGCCAGCAAGTTGATACAATGGATGAAGACGTGGTGCAGGAAGAGGTGCCTAAATCTGAACACGCTGATGAGCCAACAACTAATGCTCTTCAAGTGCTGAATCAAGAATCTGTTGAAGAAACCGATGGCCCAGTGAATGAAAAGACTGAAGAAACAGCCAACCAGAGCAACATGCCAGCATCTGAGGAGATAATGCCAGAATATGACGTGACAACAAGGGAGCCACCTGTAAATATTCAATCGCAGAACCAGGAATTGTTAGAAGAAATAGAAGCTACTGTAGAAGAAAGAGAAGTTGATGAAGCAGTTGGTACTGAAGCACCGGTGCAACAAAGCAGTGTTGCTTTTACGGACGCAGTTCCAGAAGATCAACATAACTTAGGTGCTACAAATAACACAGTGCAGGAAGACACACAGGAAGCTATTGGGCAGACAAAAGATGGTCAGCAATACCAGGATCTAGGATCAGAAAATGCAACTGAGAACACACAACCTGCAAGCATGGAAAACATTCCTGATGTTGAGGTTATAACCGAAGCACCTTCTGAAATTCAAACTCCTGTAGAGATCAATCTGGACATCTCTGATGTCATTCCAGATACTACCGATGGAAACACAGAAATAGATGAACTAGTTAAAGAAGAAGGTGTTATCCATCCTGAAAAGAAAGAGAGCTTTCCAGAAGATGCAGACGTGGTGCAGGAAGAGGTGCCTAAATCTGAACACACTGATGAGCCAGGGGTCAATGCTCAAGAAGTGCTGAATCAAGAATCTGCTGAAGAAACTGATGGCCTGATGAATGTAAAGACTGAAGAATCTGAGCACAAGAGCAACATGGTGGTCCCTGAGGAGACAATGCCAGAACATGATGCACAAATGAGGGAGCCACCTGTAAATATTCAAGAACAAAGCCAGGAATCAGTAGGAGATGCTGAAGCAGTCGATACTGAAGCAGAAATGCAACAAAACAGTGTTGCTTTTGAGGAGACAACTCCAGAAAACCATGTAGCAACTACAGAGCCATGTTCTGAAATCCAACATGTACATCATGTGGAACCAGAGGAAATCAATGGCCCTGGAGATGCCAAAGATGATGCGATCACCAACATGAGCAATACCGAAAATCTAGTTCAAGACAATATTCTGCAGAGTGGGCCAACAATAGATATACAACCAGTTCAGGAGTTGGAACAAATTAAAACGGATGAAGCTTACCAGACTCATGCTGTTATCTTCAATGACCTAGCTCAGGAAGATGCTACAGCAACAAGTGAGCCACAAGTGACTGAAACAGAAGAACTAAAGGACATTGAAGCTACTGAAGCTGAAGAAATCACCAAACTCGACCATGTTACTCATTCCAAGGAACTTGCAGTAGAAAATGATTCAACAGCAGATGAACCAGAATCACATAATGGTGAAATCCATCAAACCCTTGAACAAGATTTAGTTGAAGTTAAGGACACTGAAACTTACCATGAAAAAACTGTATCTACTTCAGAGGAGGACACAGTGGAAGATAATGTAGCAGAAGATGAGCCAAGTTGTGGTAGTCAAGAAGTAGATAATGCAGAGTCAACAGAAGAAACTAAGCAAAACATAGATGAGAATATTGCAGAAGTCTCTGATGTGGTGATTGTTGATGAGGCAATTGAACGGAATGTGCTACAGACTGAGGATATTGCTGAAATGCATAAACAGGAGCTAGAATCAGAAGAAACGAAGAGAACAGAACCTGTTGAATCAGAGGAAGCTTCAGCTCAAGAAGATAATACAAAGGAAAGTGAGATGCAGCAGACAGAGTCAGCAACAGAAACAAAGGAAATTGAACCCACTGAAGTTGAAGCAGTTCCCCGAGAAAGCAATGCCTGTGTTTCAGAGGAGCCTTCTCAAGAAGATAATAAAAAAGAAAGTGAAACAAgttttgacaatcaagaagtgaACATCGCAGAATTTTCAGAAGTAATTGATGGTCACAAAGATATCATAACTGGAGGAATCTCTGGCCAAAGCAACACAGCTTCGGCTGGGGATTCAGCTGAAGAAAGCAATGTCCCTGAAGGCGAGCCACCTGCACAGGCTGTGCAGGAACTGGGATCAGAGGAGATAAAGAACACTCAAATTGACGAAGTGAATGAAACATCCCTTGAAATGAATGCTACTGTCTTTCAGACGCCAACTCAAGAAGAAAATCCAGCCACAGCCGAATTGCATGAATCAACAGAGGTGAGCAACATTGAAGCCACAGAAGTGCACGGAAACCCCCACCAAAGTGATGCTACTGCTCAGTCAGAGGAGCAAGCAACAGACGAAATATCAAGCGGTCTGAAACCAGAACCAATCAAAGATAATGATACTGAAACCAATGAATCTCAAAGTTCCTCCCGGGAAAAAATAATCTGTACCTCTGAGGAGTCTGTCCCAGAAGAAATAGCAACAGAAGATAATGTAACCACTGAACCAGACGTTGATCACCAACAACTTCAGGATCAAGAACCTGCCGAAATCAAGGAAACTGAAGCTGATAAATCTCAAGAAATTGTCTCATCTAACACTCTTTCTTCTGAGGAGTTCACATTAACAGAACCAAGTTCTGACACTCAAGCAGACAATTCACAGTTAGCAGAAGAAACTGAGGATACAGAAAATGTGAAAAGCAATACTGCTCTTGCTGAGGCAGCAGCTCCAGAAACAGATGCAAATGCTGATACATCATCTTTCCATGAGGCAGATCTAGAAGAGACCAAGGACACAACCAAGGACACAGGAACAAGTGAAACAGAGGATGTTATGACATCAAGTGACTATACATCAGAAAAGATGGACATGGAAACCATGGAGACTGAAGCAGTCCCTCATGAGATTAATGTTGCAAATATAAAGGAACACACTGAAGATGACACTTCAACACCAAATGCCCCACATGCTGGTTCTGAACCTGTTCGTGAACTAGAATCAGTTGAAGACAGCAGTGACACAACAGAACATCCAGGACAGACCCATGGCTCTACATCTGATGAGCTTACTCCAACAGAAGAACATACAGCAGTAGCAGAGCCATCTTTTAATACACAAGAAGTGCAGAATCTGACATCTCAAGAAACCAAGGACAGTGAAGATAACAAAACTGATGAATTCTCAGATATCAGTAGCTTTCCGACTCCTGGAGATGCAGATCAAGTACCAGGAATTGAACCAACTCCTGGTGTCCAAGAAGTGCAAGAACTGGGTTTAACAGAAGAAACAAGAGACATTGAAGACGTAGAACCTGAAGATCAGCAAGAACACATAGTTTCTACCCTTGAGAAGCCAGCAGTAGATGATGGTGAGCCAAATGCTGATGATCAGCAGGTTCATGAGGACAAACTACCAGAAGTGGAAGACAATAAAGCAATTGAAGCTGATGAAGCCTCCAAGCAAAGTAATATTGCCACTCCTGATAATGCAGCTGAAGAAAGGAATGAACTGGAAAGTGATCCAGATTCATATGCCCAGCCAGCAGAACAGGTAGAATTATCCAAAGACAATGAGCACAGCCAGCTTGTAAGGGCAGAAGAAACCTCAGACCAAAGCAACTCTGTTGCCCTTGAAGAAAGAACTACAGAAGATTCTGTTGCAAGCGAAATTGACCCACCTGTTGACATTAAACAAGAGCAACCAGTGGAAGAAATCAAGGGTGTCGATGCcactgaagctgaagaagactttCATACAAGCCAAGCTGATGCAATAGAGAAACTAGCTTCAGACAATAATATAGCAACAACTGAACCGACTTATGATATTCAGCAAGTGGATGACTTGGAAGGAACGGAGGAAAAGAAGAACACTGAAGCCATTAATGATGGAGAACAATCCAATATTTCTGTTCCAGAGGAACCAACTCCAACAGATAATGGACCAACACTAGAAGATTATCATGTAGAATCAAATGAAGGAACGGTGGGGATTGAAACTGACAATGTCATTTTGGCACACGGAATCAAAGATGAAATACAGAAGTCAGAAGAACTAAAG GACGATCCATGTGATTTGGGCGAAACTGTTTTAACAACTCAGAGAAGTGAGAACATGATTGATGAAGATGCTGTTCAAACTTCTGGCGATGATACAATAGAGACTTCAAACAATATCCATCAAGTCAAAGAAGAGCCAAATGCTGGAACCGAACATAATTCAAGCGAAATGGCAAGTGGGCGTAATGGAGAGAACGAAACTCATGTCCAAGATAGAAATGTAGACGTGCAAATTCTCACAGAAAGTGGCACTGCAGAAGCATCACAGGCTTTATTTGAAAATGATCCTCAGGCAGCACAAGATACTACAGAAAAAGATGGTACAACAAAAGCTAGTGAGCAAACCAGTGATCACGATAGCAGGCAACATTGTGATGTAGCacttcaacaacaaagttgtgaGACAGATGCCTTATCCATTTTGGAACAAGATGAGGCTCTGCAAAAGAATGACTCAGATCAAAAGCAGAAAGAAGATGAGGAGATTGAAAGTCAGAATGATGAACTTCAGGTAGATGAACAGAAACATGAAGAAAACAGGGATGATTTAACCACAGAACCACTAGTGGATTACCAGAATTTCGAAAATGGAGCAACAAACAAGACAAAAGATAATGATGAATTCGAG GCTGAACAAACAGAGGCAACCATTAGTGAGATTCTCAAGAATGAAGCCCTATCCAAGGAATCCACCCCAAGCGTTATGGATATGAAAGTTGAAAACATTAAGGAAACAAGTGAAAAaactgaagaagatgatgatgccaaAAATGATAACAAAGATGAGCAGGAGAATGCAGAAAATGATGATGTAGTAGCAAAAACTTCTACTAATGAACAAGGCGAAACAACTGATGAAATTAGAAAAGAAGAG ATTGAACCTGGTTTGGTATCATCTATTCAAGAAGCATCTGACCCAGCTCCTTCAAAAGACAAAATACTAGAGAAT GATCCTGTTCACGTCATTCAAGCATCAGAGAAAGAGATCGCAGATGAAATAGAAGAAAGTAAAGAAATACATGAAGACAATGCTATTTGTCATGATGAATTACAGACAAATTCTGAGAAGGAAGAGTCACCTCAACTGTACAATGTGGATGCTAAAATTGATGATACAACACCTCTATGCGAAGAAATAATCCATGACAATGCAAGTATAAAGCCTAGAGAAATCGAAGAG ATAGGAGAAAACAAGGGCCTCGACTCCACTTCTGAACCTTCTGTAGAATCATCCATACAGAACAATGTTGAGGACTCAAGCAGTCATCACAAG GTTGAAGATGAAAAGCTTTCAATGTCTGAGAAAAATGATGTAGATACTGAAGCTATGCAAGAAAACAATGATGAATCTGCCGCAGACATAAACCAAACAGAACAATGTCAAGAAGAAATTAATGCAGATGATGTTCTGCAACTTGAAACAGAAGAAAATTCATTTGACAAGATTGAAGAAACTGATTCACATGAGGAAACAGAGACAAGCAGTACAGCAGCCACTGAAGCAGTATCGATCAATGAAGATATTACTGATAAG GTTAGCGGGGCTGATGGAGCACCGTCTAGCGGAAGTCTCAAGACCTTTACTGGCACTGGAAGGGATCTTGATGTTTCATTGGTAATTACAACACCAAACGAAGAAAGTGTGAACGACAATATGGAAAACCTCAGTCTTGACCTTCCTGGACATCCGGCACAGGATGGCAACACCCCTGAAAAGGTGCTCAGCTTAGAGGAAACAGAAAGAGAGATGCCTTCGTCAGAGAAGGTCCTTCAAACTGAACCAGGAGAGAATCAAATTCCCAATGAACAGGATGAAAAGGACATACAAGATGAGAATCAAACTCCTAAAGAAAAGAATGAAGATGACATGCAAGATACAGAAATTGGAGAGGCTAAGAAAGAAGTTGAACAAGAATTACCTGTCTCCCATTTTCTGATGAATCTAATATTGGGAAAAGAGAGCAGTGATGCAAATGAAGATTCAGAATCTGAGGCTACAAGGAAACAAGGCGAAGCGACAGAAGATGGCAGCCACGCATTCATTTCTAAACAAGAAGAAAGTCTAGGGTCACTTCCTACAGAAAATAAGGTGGATGACAATCTCACCTTTGTTGAACAAGAAAAACATGAAGTTAAATGCTCTGAAGAAACACAGGAAATGGTCAAAGAACAAAGTGATGATATTAAGCTGGACACAGAAAGATCAATTGAAACTGATGAAGATGTCAAAAAGAACACTCATGATTTGGAAATACCAGCATACCAAGAGAATCCCCAGGATGAAATTTCTGGTGAATTGCTGACAGGAGAAGCAGCTGGTGTTTCTACAAAAATGGAAACTAGAGATATTGATATTTCGAGTGTTGAGCTGGATGACAGAGCAGTTGGTACTGTATGTCAGGAAAACATGGAGGTATCAACAAAATATGAAAATGGAAGCTTGAGGAGCAGCCTGAATGACTCAACAAACACAAAGGCTCCCGAAGAGGATACTCTAGGAGAAGGACAAACAGGACTCGTGCTTGAATCTTTACCTGAAGACAAAAGTGTTGATGCAGTGTCTGAGCAAGCACCTTTGTTGACAGAATCAGGAATGACTGATGCAAATGACTTGTCTAGCGATACTGCAAGTGTTCAGAACCCTGTGTCTGCAAAAGAAGACAAACCCACTGAATCTGCCAACGTTGAGGCCACATGTTCTACTGATATTCAACTGGAGAATGAAGAAGTAGATAAGAAAGAAGAGGAGCAGCATGCAAACACAGCCACAGATGAAGTTTCTGAAGAGAATGTAGAAAGTTCACATGTAAATCTGCAGAAAATCACAAGCTCCGAAGTAACATCTAATGAACTAGCAACTCAAATTACCGAACCAGTTTGTGACACTCAGACAATTTTGGCTCGTGAAAAGGAAATATCTGAAGAAAACTTTCCAACAGCAGTCGAAATTCAGGCTGATGGTCCAAACTTGCAGATCAACCAAGATAAGCAAAATGAAGCTGCTGACAATGAATCTGCAATGGAGCCAGAAAAAGTAGGGGAATCTAATTTTCAGGAACACCAGGAAATTGGTACTGAGCAAAAGTCTCCTGAAGAGACTGATGAAGGAGACCAGCAACTTTTGGCCAAGAAAGAGATTCTGACCCAAGAACAGGATGTGCATGAGACAGTCGAAAGCCCTCAGCAAACAGTGAGCATAAAATCCAATGAAGACCAGGAACTGTTTGATCCAAAGGTCCAGGAACGTGATCTCAATGTAGTTTCACCCAGAGAAGCTTCTGAGGCTGAAGAAAACTTTGTGGACGTAAGCAAGCTCTGGCTGATGCAGAGTCCAAAGGCTGATGCAGAACAGAGTCCAAAGGCTGATGCAGAAGAGAAGATTTATGACGAGAAGATAAAGGACATAGAGGGAACTAAGAATTTCACTGATGAAGCGGCAATGAAAACTGAAGCACCAGGAGCAGCCCAGAAGGCACTTAAAAAACATGGCCTATTGTCTGGTGTGGGATCAAAGGTAAAGCACCAACTTGCAAAAGTGAAGAAAGCCATCGTAGGCAAACCTGGGCGCACAAAAACAGAATCTCCGAAGGCATAA
- the LOC136462488 gene encoding cyclin-dependent protein kinase inhibitor SMR6-like: protein MGLPEVKRKQQLVHSTRVEDRHGHQHQQHQDGSKVWVLGLSGAGIAALPLQQLKPVKTGRRRHAATATTEEEGEEEPVTPRGEGWRIPTEAATCPPAPKKPRTAVSIIRSTAAAAGRRCNYDGGEVLDEFFRVPADLEAVFVARAAKAN, encoded by the coding sequence ATGGGGTTGCCGGAGGTGAAGAGGAAGCAGCAGCTGGTGCACAGTACGCGAGTGGAAGATCGTCACgggcaccagcaccagcagcaccAAGACGGCAGCAAGGTCTGGGTCCTGGGCCTATCCGGCGCCGGGATCGCCGCCCTGCCGCTGCAGCAGCTCAAGCCCGTCAAGACCGGCCGCCGACGgcacgccgccaccgccaccaccgaggaggagggagaggaagagccCGTGACGCCGAGAGGGGAAGGGTGGAGGATACCGACGGAGGCGGCGACGTGCCCACCCGCGCCCAAGAAGCCCAGGACGGCGGTGTCCATCATCAGaagcactgccgccgccgccggtcgccGGTGCAACTACGACGGCGGCGAGGTGCTCGACGAGTTCTTCCGCGTGCCGGCGGATTTGGAGGCCGTCTTCGTCGCCCGCGCAGCCAAGGCGAACTAG